From the genome of Bombus pascuorum chromosome 2, iyBomPasc1.1, whole genome shotgun sequence, one region includes:
- the LOC132904720 gene encoding uncharacterized protein LOC132904720, translating to MICNDESERMAIAYDCAIMLEYEQMCGRTPSKFYHDLKILATPLTPDDFILMFWEKKLPVFVQDVLAAVQDRNVEKRIQIADFIYESDPESEQVVMVNAEQTTAVTDQPAQKVEASNPFAVAIDDMSEQIAQLETKMRGLSLYRTRPARRRIRSHRKSNLRNRLLQLGLCYYHATYQQHAKKCRFPCAWSTENKTRRTKSQIIPRYMTMNI from the coding sequence ATGATTTGTAACGACGAATCCGAACGCATGGCAATCGCGTATGACTGCGCGATAATGCTGGAATATGAACAAATGTGTGGTAGAACGCCATCCAAGTTCTACCATGACCTGAAAATTCTTGCCACCCCCTTGACTCCGGATGATTTCATCCTCATGTTCTGGGAGAAGAAATTACCGGTGTTTGTGCAAGATGTCCTGGCCGCCGTGCAGGACAGGAATGTCGAAAAGCGAATCCAGATCGCTGATTTTATATACGAGAGTGACCCGGAATCAGAACAGGTTGTCATGGTCAACGCAGAACAAACAACTGCGGTAACCGATCAACCTGCACAAAAAGTTGAAGCAAGCAATCCCTTTGCCGTTGCCATCGACGACATGAGCGAACAGATAGCCCAACTAGAAACGAAAATGAGAGGGCTGAGCCTCTATAGGACTCGCCCTGCACGAAGACGAATCCGGAGTCATCGTAAATCGAATTTGAGAAACCGACTACTGCAGCTCGGTTTATGTTATTATCATGCTACATATCAGCAGCACGCGAAAAAGTGCCGCTTCCCGTGCGCTTGGAGTAcggaaaataaaacgagacgTACCAAAAGTCAGATCATTCCACGCTACATGACAATGAACATTTAG